The segment ATCCATTAGAATTACTAATATCAGTTCTTATTCTTCCTACCGCAATATTATCTCTTCCCATCACATCATTTGGCATCGGGAACCTATTTTTTTCATAATCTTCTATTATTTCTAAACCTTTAGCTTTTTTCAATTGATTAATAGCATAAGAAGGTTTGATAACATCATCAAATTCAACATTCACTGATTCAGAATGAGCTCTAAGAACGGGAACTCGAACGCATGTTGAAGACAGTTTTAAATCAGTAATATTTAGTATTTTGCGAGTTTCATTTGTCATTTTCATCTCTTCTTCGCAGTAATTATTTGAAAGCATTGGTGAATTATGTAGAAAGAGATTAAATGCTAAGGAATATGGTAAGACTTCACTTTCTTTGGGATCTCCCTGCAAATATTTCTTAGTTAAAAACTGTAATTCCTCCATTGCTAATTGACCAGCTCCACTTACCGATTGATAAGTTGAAACGATTACTCTTTTAATCGGAGAAATTTTATTCAAAGGAGCTAAAACTAGAGTCAGTAATATTGTTGTGCAATTCGGATTAGCGATGACACCATTATGCTTTAAAGCTTCACAAGCATTTACTTCCGGAACAACAAGAGGAACATCATTTTCT is part of the Prochlorococcus marinus subsp. pastoris str. CCMP1986 genome and harbors:
- a CDS encoding aspartate-semialdehyde dehydrogenase; its protein translation is MRNSPFLPNRPLKVAVLGSSGAVGSELLKILEERDFPISELVLLSSQRSEGKIVKWKGEEIITKKASKEEFLNVDLVLASAGGSISKQWLSTVKDQNAVLIDNSSAFRLENDVPLVVPEVNACEALKHNGVIANPNCTTILLTLVLAPLNKISPIKRVIVSTYQSVSGAGQLAMEELQFLTKKYLQGDPKESEVLPYSLAFNLFLHNSPMLSNNYCEEEMKMTNETRKILNITDLKLSSTCVRVPVLRAHSESVNVEFDDVIKPSYAINQLKKAKGLEIIEDYEKNRFPMPNDVMGRDNIAVGRIRTDISNSNGLELWLCGDQIRKGAALNAVQIAELLIAKK